Proteins encoded together in one Etheostoma cragini isolate CJK2018 chromosome 11, CSU_Ecrag_1.0, whole genome shotgun sequence window:
- the gdf3 gene encoding protein DVR-1, whose product MRPNVTLLLLLVACFIGVCALSHVEEMRSQERLFLSSLGLSEQPRPAGSHQPQRHVPSALWRMFRRSGNIQARESEPCTVSEYGVRGNIIRYVQDQGRLMSGWSSSCQACLEKQLFFNVSVLQPVELLSLAQLEIKFHWNLFQSADYLHGPRALGVSLYRVLRATLRGANPQANRRLLLSQSVQLQPEPASITMDLTSLAESWRKPGRNYGLVLELLLHSTDSKELLPFHPGNSLPLEPAFTLPLIQASLVVVSLNPHQCSSRQRRSAVHLPVTPSNVCKARRLYIDFKDVGWQDWIIAPQGYMANYCHGECPFPLSESLNGTNHAILQTLVHSLDPHGTPQPCCVPIRLSPISMLYYDNNDNVVLRHYQDMVVDECGCR is encoded by the exons ATGAGGCCTAACGTGactcttctgctgctgctggtggcgTGTTTCATCGGTGTGTGTGCTCTTTCACATGTCGAGGAGATGAGGAGCCAGGAGCGGCTCTTCCTCAGCTCCCTGGGACTCTCCGAGCAGCCCCGGCCCGCGGGGAGCCACCAGCCCCAGCGCCACGTCCCCTCCGCTCTCTGGAGAATGTTCCGGAGGTCAGGCAACATCCAGGCCCGGGAGAGCGAGCCCTGCACGGTGTCTGAGTACGGAGTCCGCGGCAACATCATCCGATACGTGCAGGACCAAG GCAGGCTGATGTCAGGCTGGAGCAGCAGCTGTCAGGCCTGTCTGGAGAAGCAGCTTTTCTTCAACGTGTCTGTCCTGCAGCCTGTGGAGCTGCTGTCTCTGGCTCAGCTGGAAATCAAGTTCCACTGGAACCTCTTCCAATCTGCAGATTACCTTCACGGGCCCCGGGCCCTCGGCGTTTCTCTGTATAGAGTGCTTCGAGCCACGCTGAGGGGAGCCAATCCCCAGGCCAACCGCAGACTCCTGCTGTCCCAGTCAGTCCAGCTGCAGCCTGAGCCCGCCTCCATCACCATGGACCTCACCTCGTTGGCAGAGAGCTGGCGCAAACCGGGACGCAACTACGGTTTAGTTTTAGAGCTGCTTCTTCACAGCACAGATTCAAAGGAGCTTCTTCCATTTCACCCCGGGAACTCCCTCCCTTTGGAACCAGCCTTCACCCTGCCGCTGATCCAGGCCTCGCTGGTGGTCGTGTCCCTTAATCCCCACCAGTGTAGCTCTAGACAGAGAAGAAGTGCTGTCCACCTCCCGGTGACACCCAGCAACGTGTGCAAGGCCCGCCGCCTCTACATTGACTTTAAAGACGTGGGTTGGCAGGACTGGATCATCGCTCCACAGGGCTACATGGCCAACTACTGCCACGGCGAGTGCCCGTTTCCACTCAGTGAGAGTCTGAATGGCACCAACCACGCCATCCTGCAGACCCTGGTGCACTCCCTGGACCCGCACGGCACGCCCCAGCCCTGCTGCGTCCCCATCCGTCTCTCCCCAATCTCCATGCTCTACTACGACAACAACGACAACGTGGTGCTCCGACATTACCAGGACATGGTGGTGGATGAGTGCGGGTGTCGCTGA